A single Novosphingobium aureum DNA region contains:
- a CDS encoding DUF2726 domain-containing protein, whose amino-acid sequence MPQELLALIDKPWLLIAVLAAGAVLGMGIERSVETSRRAERRAYWQKRKARTKQIATRGNVLAFKRRAGQTDTKGREDVAADQLRAVMSARFTACALLNAPERRLLGVLENCLAEQAPGWRCMAQVNLGEILRSADKDAYFAINSKRVDLLIVDGEYKPLHAVEFQGTGHHLGAETAARDATKREALRRAGIGYVEVASGDTPADVRAIVTKLVRQAGETASA is encoded by the coding sequence ATGCCTCAGGAACTCCTCGCTCTTATCGACAAGCCCTGGCTGCTGATCGCCGTTCTCGCCGCGGGCGCCGTGCTGGGCATGGGGATCGAGCGCAGTGTCGAGACATCGCGGCGTGCCGAACGACGGGCCTATTGGCAAAAGCGCAAGGCACGTACGAAGCAGATAGCGACGCGCGGCAATGTCCTCGCTTTCAAGCGCCGTGCCGGGCAGACGGACACGAAAGGGCGCGAGGACGTTGCAGCCGACCAGCTCAGGGCGGTCATGAGTGCCCGATTTACGGCCTGTGCGTTGCTCAACGCGCCCGAGCGTCGTTTGCTCGGGGTTCTGGAGAACTGCCTTGCCGAGCAGGCGCCGGGCTGGCGTTGCATGGCGCAGGTCAATCTCGGCGAAATCCTGAGATCTGCGGACAAGGACGCCTATTTCGCGATCAATTCGAAGCGGGTCGATCTGCTGATCGTGGATGGCGAATACAAGCCTCTCCACGCCGTCGAGTTTCAGGGAACGGGCCATCACCTCGGAGCCGAAACCGCAGCGCGCGATGCAACGAAACGCGAGGCGCTGCGCAGGGCCGGGATCGGCTACGTCGAGGTTGCAAGCGGCGATACCCCGGCCGACGTCCGTGCAATCGTCACCAAGCTGGTGCGGCAGGCTGGCGAGACCGCGAGCGCTTGA
- a CDS encoding homocysteine S-methyltransferase family protein, translating into MSARETFLAEAAKRILVTDGAFGTEIQNFKLSEADYAGTLALGHDQKGNNDILALTKPEVPESIHRAYFEAGADIAETNTFSANRISQADYGAEGLVREINVASAGLARRVADEFTARDGRPRFVAGAIGPTNKTLSLSPDVNDPGYREIDWDTLVDVYKEQAAALVEGGADFILIETVFDTLNAKAGIMAVKQLEAELGREVPIMLSMTLTDLSGRNLSGHTVEAFWHAVRHAKPLTIGLNCSFGATQLRPHVKSLSEIADTLIMIYPNAGLPNELGAYDEMPDTTAGFVREWAESGQVNVLGGCCGSTPAHIAAIAKAVAGLPPRKAPELTPVTRLAGLEPFTMVA; encoded by the coding sequence ATGTCGGCTCGCGAAACCTTCCTGGCCGAAGCGGCCAAGCGCATCCTCGTCACCGACGGAGCCTTCGGCACCGAGATCCAGAACTTCAAGCTGTCCGAGGCGGACTACGCGGGCACGCTCGCGCTGGGTCATGACCAGAAGGGCAACAACGACATCCTCGCGCTGACCAAGCCGGAAGTCCCCGAATCGATCCACCGCGCCTACTTCGAGGCCGGCGCCGATATCGCCGAGACCAACACCTTCTCGGCCAACCGCATCAGCCAGGCCGACTACGGTGCCGAGGGTCTCGTGCGCGAGATCAATGTCGCCTCGGCAGGCCTTGCGCGCCGCGTCGCCGACGAATTCACCGCCAGAGACGGTCGCCCGCGCTTCGTTGCCGGTGCCATCGGGCCGACCAACAAGACGCTCTCGCTCAGCCCCGACGTCAACGACCCGGGCTACCGCGAGATCGACTGGGACACGCTCGTCGACGTCTACAAGGAGCAGGCCGCGGCCCTCGTCGAAGGCGGCGCCGACTTCATCCTGATCGAGACCGTGTTCGACACGCTCAACGCCAAGGCGGGGATCATGGCGGTCAAGCAACTCGAGGCCGAATTGGGGCGCGAAGTGCCGATCATGCTCTCGATGACGCTGACCGATCTTTCGGGCCGCAACCTCTCGGGCCATACGGTCGAGGCGTTCTGGCACGCCGTGCGTCATGCGAAGCCGCTGACCATCGGGCTCAACTGCTCGTTCGGCGCGACCCAGCTGCGCCCGCACGTCAAGTCACTCTCCGAGATCGCCGATACGCTGATCATGATCTATCCCAACGCAGGGCTGCCCAACGAGCTTGGCGCATACGACGAGATGCCCGACACGACAGCAGGCTTCGTGCGTGAATGGGCCGAGAGCGGACAGGTCAACGTGCTGGGCGGCTGCTGCGGCTCGACGCCCGCGCACATCGCCGCAATCGCGAAGGCGGTCGCGGGCCTGCCCCCGCGCAAGGCGCCCGAGCTTACCCCGGTGACCCGCCTCGCCGGGCTCGAACCCTTCACGATGGTCGCCTGA
- a CDS encoding GNAT family N-acetyltransferase, with product MDNSTPIWRIRPATPDDAEALAVIGSATFLESFAGVIEGKGLVAHCLKAHAALTYRDYLARGAKAWLAEVEPGHAPVGYALICEPELEQAQPGDIELKRIYVLSRFQGTVISGVLMRHVLEACEGHERLLLGVKDDNHRALSFYAKHRFETIGSRRFDVGGCAYDDFVLARTLAGANH from the coding sequence ATGGACAATTCCACCCCCATCTGGCGCATCCGCCCCGCCACCCCCGACGATGCCGAAGCGCTCGCGGTGATCGGCTCGGCGACCTTCCTCGAGAGCTTCGCCGGCGTGATCGAGGGCAAGGGCCTCGTCGCGCATTGCCTCAAGGCTCACGCCGCGCTGACTTACCGCGACTACCTCGCTAGGGGCGCGAAGGCATGGCTGGCCGAGGTCGAGCCCGGCCATGCGCCTGTCGGCTACGCGCTCATCTGCGAGCCCGAGCTCGAGCAGGCGCAGCCCGGCGACATCGAGCTCAAGCGCATCTACGTGCTCTCGCGCTTTCAGGGCACGGTGATCTCGGGCGTGCTGATGCGCCACGTGCTCGAGGCCTGCGAGGGCCACGAGCGACTGCTGCTGGGGGTCAAGGACGACAACCACCGCGCGCTTTCCTTCTACGCCAAGCACCGCTTCGAGACGATCGGCTCGCGCCGCTTCGACGTCGGCGGCTGCGCATACGACGATTTCGTCCTCGCCCGCACGCTCGCCGGCGCGAACCACTGA
- the recQ gene encoding DNA helicase RecQ: MPPVDNTPAPPPSAQQVAQALHEVFGFSSLRGVQDQVVDRVLEGRSTLAVMPTGAGKSLTYQLPAVLLEGTCVVVSPLIALMHDQLRSARANGIRAATLTSADADWRETLDAFRAGQLDLLYIAPERASQPQFRELLASTRIALFAIDEAHCVSEWGHDFRPDYRLLRPLLDAFPQVPRLALTATADHHTRQDILAQLGIGEDGLIVAGFDRPNIRYAIRPRDSIARQLKGVIDDNPGPGIIYAPTRAKVEQLAETLGKSTGRPVLPYHAGLAPEVRARNQSAFVGSEDMVMVATVAFGMGIDKPDVRFVAHAGIPKSIEGYYQETGRAGRDGDPSVAVMFWGADDFARARLRLSELDESRQQSERQRLDSLAGLVETADCRRAVLLRHFGETPPARCGNCDTCLEPVDVIDATTMAQKLLSAVYRTGQSYGVGHLEKVLCGVTDDRVLQRGHDQLSVFGILREEEKPLLKALARALQARGSLVPTEHGGLALGGDSRDILKGEASVMMVRPPRQERSRRSRGGGDQTPNPVGDPLFDALRELRRDLAKDQGVPPYVIFHDATLREMAAQKPGSLAQLGSITGVGARKLDAYGEEFLHVIGQF; the protein is encoded by the coding sequence CTGCCGCCCGTCGACAACACGCCGGCCCCGCCGCCAAGCGCGCAGCAGGTTGCGCAGGCGCTGCACGAGGTCTTCGGTTTCTCGTCGCTGCGCGGGGTTCAGGACCAGGTCGTCGACCGGGTCCTCGAAGGGCGTTCCACGCTCGCGGTGATGCCCACCGGCGCGGGCAAGTCGCTGACCTACCAGCTTCCCGCAGTGCTGCTCGAGGGGACCTGCGTGGTCGTCTCGCCGCTGATCGCGCTGATGCACGACCAGCTGCGCTCGGCGCGCGCCAACGGCATCCGCGCGGCCACGCTGACCAGTGCCGACGCCGACTGGCGCGAAACGCTCGACGCCTTCCGCGCAGGGCAACTGGACCTGCTCTACATCGCCCCCGAACGCGCCAGCCAGCCGCAGTTCCGCGAGTTGCTCGCCAGCACCCGCATCGCGCTCTTCGCGATCGACGAGGCGCACTGCGTCTCGGAATGGGGCCACGACTTCAGGCCCGACTACCGCCTGCTGCGCCCGCTGCTCGACGCCTTCCCGCAAGTTCCTCGCCTCGCGCTCACCGCGACCGCCGATCATCATACCCGCCAAGACATCCTCGCCCAGCTCGGCATCGGCGAGGACGGGCTGATCGTTGCCGGCTTCGACCGGCCCAACATCCGCTACGCCATCCGCCCGCGCGATTCGATCGCCCGCCAGCTCAAGGGCGTGATCGACGACAACCCCGGCCCGGGCATCATCTACGCCCCCACCCGCGCCAAGGTCGAACAGCTCGCCGAGACGCTGGGCAAGTCGACCGGACGCCCGGTCCTGCCGTACCATGCCGGGCTCGCCCCGGAAGTGCGCGCGCGCAACCAGTCCGCCTTCGTCGGGAGCGAGGACATGGTCATGGTCGCCACGGTTGCTTTCGGCATGGGCATCGACAAGCCTGACGTGCGCTTCGTCGCGCATGCCGGCATCCCCAAGTCAATCGAGGGCTATTATCAGGAAACCGGGCGCGCGGGCCGCGACGGCGATCCTTCGGTCGCGGTCATGTTCTGGGGCGCGGACGATTTTGCCCGCGCACGCCTGCGTCTCTCCGAGCTCGACGAGAGCCGCCAGCAGAGCGAGCGCCAGCGCCTCGATTCGCTCGCCGGGCTCGTCGAGACCGCCGATTGCCGCCGCGCCGTGCTGCTGCGCCACTTTGGCGAGACGCCGCCCGCCAGGTGCGGCAACTGCGATACCTGCCTTGAACCGGTCGACGTGATCGATGCGACGACGATGGCACAAAAGCTCCTCTCGGCGGTCTATCGAACCGGCCAGAGTTATGGCGTGGGCCATCTCGAGAAGGTGCTTTGCGGGGTCACCGACGACCGCGTGCTCCAGCGCGGGCACGACCAGCTTTCGGTCTTCGGCATCCTGCGCGAAGAGGAAAAGCCGCTTTTGAAGGCGCTCGCGCGCGCGCTGCAGGCACGCGGCAGCCTCGTGCCGACCGAACACGGCGGCCTCGCGCTCGGCGGCGACTCGCGCGACATCCTGAAAGGCGAGGCGAGCGTGATGATGGTCCGCCCGCCCAGGCAGGAACGCTCTCGCCGCAGCCGTGGCGGCGGGGATCAGACGCCCAACCCCGTCGGCGATCCGCTGTTCGACGCCTTGCGCGAGCTACGCCGCGACCTCGCCAAGGATCAGGGCGTGCCGCCCTACGTCATCTTCCACGATGCCACCTTGCGCGAGATGGCCGCGCAGAAGCCCGGCTCGCTCGCGCAGCTCGGCTCGATCACCGGTGTCGGCGCGCGCAAGCTCGATGCCTATGGCGAGGAATTCCTGCACGTCATCGGCCAGTTCTGA
- the metH gene encoding methionine synthase, protein MTETPQASGARFVNIGERTNVTGSARFKKLIMAGDYPAAIEVARQQVENGAQVIDINMDEGLLDAVEAMTTFLNLIAAEPDIARVPIMIDSSKWEVIEAGLKCVSGKPIVNSISMKEGEGQFLEHARKCMAYGAAVVVMAFDETGQADTKQRKVDICKRAYGLLTGIGFPPEDIIFDPNVFAVATGIEDHDRYGLDFIEAVAEIKAACPHVHFSGGLSNLSFSFRGNETVRRAMHSVFLYYAIPAGLDMSIVNAGQLDVYDQIDPVLREACEDVILMRTPKAGGEQTATERLIELAESFKGKDKAQEKAAAEWRGWEPVKRIEHALVKGIDAHIVEDTEEARQAIFEAGGRPIEVIEGPLMDGMNVVGDLFGSGKMFLPQVVKSARVMKKAVAHLIPFIEAEKDANSKAKGRIIMATVKGDVHDIGKNIVGVVLQCNGYEVIDLGVMVPWSKILDTAKEEGVDIIGLSGLITPSLDEMVTVAEEMQRADMSIPLLIGGATTSKVHTALRIDPAYTGPVIHVLDASRAVGVASQLLSDTQAEGYKASVAVDYEKVREAREGKGKSDLLPLAEARANAYKPDWADKAPAPVQPGLHVFEDWDLADLAETIDWTPFFRTWELAGTYPAILEDEVVGESARGLFEDAKKMLAQIIEEKWLTAKGVCSFWECHQDGDDILLADGTRLPMLRQQFKKSRGRANFCLSDFVDPAGDWLGGFAVGIHGIEPHLERFQAAHDDYSDILLKALADRFAEAFAERLHSHVRTTLWGYAPDEQFTNEALIREEYRGIRPAPGYPACPDHSLKPVLFDLLRAQDNAGITLTESQAMLPTAAVSGFYFAHPESQYFGVARIGRDQLEDYAARCKVDLKTAERWLRPNLD, encoded by the coding sequence ATGACCGAGACCCCGCAAGCCTCCGGCGCCCGCTTCGTCAACATCGGCGAACGCACCAATGTCACCGGCTCGGCCAGGTTCAAGAAGCTGATCATGGCGGGTGACTATCCCGCCGCCATCGAGGTTGCCCGCCAGCAGGTCGAGAACGGCGCGCAGGTAATCGACATCAACATGGACGAAGGCCTCCTCGACGCGGTCGAGGCGATGACCACCTTCCTCAACCTGATCGCCGCCGAACCCGACATCGCGCGCGTGCCGATCATGATCGACAGCTCGAAATGGGAGGTCATCGAGGCGGGCCTCAAGTGCGTCTCGGGCAAGCCCATCGTCAACTCGATCTCGATGAAAGAAGGCGAGGGGCAGTTCCTCGAGCATGCACGAAAGTGCATGGCCTATGGCGCAGCCGTGGTCGTCATGGCCTTCGACGAGACCGGCCAGGCCGACACCAAGCAGCGCAAGGTCGATATCTGCAAGCGCGCCTACGGCCTGCTCACCGGCATCGGCTTTCCGCCCGAGGACATCATCTTCGACCCTAACGTGTTCGCGGTCGCGACCGGCATCGAGGACCACGACCGCTACGGGCTCGACTTCATCGAGGCGGTCGCCGAGATCAAGGCGGCCTGCCCGCACGTCCATTTCTCGGGTGGCCTGTCGAACCTCTCGTTCAGCTTCCGCGGCAACGAGACGGTGCGCCGCGCGATGCACTCGGTCTTCCTCTACTACGCGATCCCCGCCGGGCTCGACATGTCGATCGTGAATGCGGGGCAGCTCGACGTCTACGACCAGATCGACCCCGTGCTGCGCGAGGCCTGCGAGGACGTGATCCTGATGCGCACGCCCAAGGCGGGCGGCGAGCAGACCGCGACCGAGCGGCTGATCGAGCTTGCCGAGAGCTTCAAGGGCAAGGACAAGGCGCAGGAGAAGGCTGCCGCCGAATGGCGCGGCTGGGAGCCGGTCAAGCGCATCGAGCACGCGCTGGTCAAGGGCATCGACGCCCATATCGTCGAGGACACCGAGGAAGCGCGCCAGGCGATCTTCGAGGCCGGCGGACGCCCGATCGAGGTGATCGAGGGCCCGCTGATGGACGGCATGAACGTGGTCGGCGACCTGTTCGGTTCGGGCAAGATGTTCCTGCCGCAGGTGGTGAAGTCCGCACGCGTGATGAAGAAGGCGGTCGCGCACCTGATCCCCTTCATCGAGGCCGAGAAGGACGCCAATTCCAAGGCCAAGGGCCGGATCATCATGGCCACCGTCAAGGGCGACGTCCACGACATCGGCAAGAACATCGTGGGCGTCGTGCTCCAGTGCAACGGCTACGAGGTGATTGACCTGGGCGTCATGGTGCCCTGGTCGAAGATCCTCGACACCGCGAAGGAAGAGGGCGTCGACATCATCGGCCTCTCGGGGCTGATTACCCCCTCGCTCGACGAGATGGTGACCGTCGCCGAGGAGATGCAGCGCGCCGACATGTCGATCCCGCTGCTAATCGGCGGGGCGACCACGTCGAAGGTCCATACCGCGCTGCGCATCGACCCGGCCTATACTGGCCCGGTGATCCACGTTCTCGACGCCAGCCGCGCGGTCGGCGTTGCCTCGCAGCTGCTCTCCGATACCCAGGCCGAAGGGTACAAGGCCTCGGTCGCGGTCGACTACGAGAAGGTGCGCGAGGCGCGCGAGGGCAAGGGCAAGTCCGACCTGCTCCCGCTCGCCGAGGCTCGCGCCAATGCCTACAAGCCCGACTGGGCGGACAAGGCGCCAGCCCCGGTGCAGCCCGGTCTCCACGTCTTCGAGGACTGGGACCTGGCCGACCTTGCCGAGACGATCGACTGGACGCCCTTCTTCCGCACCTGGGAGCTGGCGGGCACCTACCCCGCGATCCTCGAGGACGAGGTCGTGGGCGAGAGCGCGCGCGGTCTCTTCGAAGATGCGAAGAAGATGCTCGCGCAGATCATCGAGGAGAAGTGGCTGACCGCGAAGGGCGTGTGCTCGTTCTGGGAATGCCACCAAGACGGCGACGACATCCTGCTCGCCGACGGCACCCGCCTGCCGATGCTTCGCCAGCAGTTCAAGAAGAGCCGCGGCCGCGCCAACTTCTGCCTCTCCGACTTCGTCGACCCGGCGGGCGACTGGCTCGGCGGCTTCGCGGTGGGCATCCACGGCATCGAGCCGCACCTCGAACGCTTCCAGGCCGCGCACGACGATTATTCCGACATCCTGCTCAAGGCGCTGGCGGACCGTTTCGCCGAGGCCTTCGCCGAACGCCTGCACAGCCACGTTCGCACCACCTTGTGGGGCTACGCTCCGGACGAGCAGTTCACCAACGAAGCACTGATTCGCGAGGAATACCGCGGCATCCGCCCCGCGCCGGGCTATCCCGCCTGCCCCGACCACTCGCTCAAGCCGGTCCTCTTCGACCTGCTGCGCGCGCAGGACAATGCCGGGATCACGCTGACCGAAAGCCAGGCCATGCTTCCCACCGCGGCGGTCTCGGGCTTCTACTTCGCGCACCCTGAGAGCCAGTACTTCGGCGTGGCCCGGATCGGGCGCGACCAGCTCGAGGACTATGCCGCGCGCTGCAAGGTCGATCTCAAGACCGCCGAGCGCTGGCTGCGTCCCAACCTCGACTGA